A genomic stretch from Leptospira licerasiae serovar Varillal str. VAR 010 includes:
- a CDS encoding alpha-2-macroglobulin family protein — MRTRVSDRKKIIFSFLAILISALGLFYVKPNLFGSAAFYLGTDRSFGSGENAYVNLEGNGTVNYEFRVYKIADPQAFLTKKVKERLVQENNDGAFGNPVALFTRTVDKFRNDFRKVARKEFNSKTRSELKKTLGIDYEKPNEEKTLAIPAILKDQELVATFSVPTVTSFWAYRRIPVPIRDNGVYLVEGVSGSQLAYTILIKSGLNFLVKQSDAETFVYVGRKDSGEPVSDVDLTLFNLENGQAFQTGKTSSDGTYFYKGRSPVKGLVLAHKNGEYSVSDPEFYSSSFYGEGGPRAYMYTDRPVYRPGDTVYFKGIVRNFSQDDYRTISGAGVVAVASEQGETSIPSIPINISGDNGTFSGEFVVPESESTTLGNYSLILNFRDKTFQTEFAVEAYKKPTFLVSVSVPKSNYLQKEEVNALVKARYYYGQPVAGQGVAYRVFRRPKFDYSPVGTINFDASSDYLEQSGQNDKQELVLDGKGKLDSKGQYSISFKPDKSDADSVYTIIASVQSEDMTLDGSASFSVNRSAFFVRISKDNSVYEPGKEAKLTVSLIAYDKTLSEVERQKMVGNRNVDLILYNRDIQFVREANRSKISSLSVMTSASGVGTASFTIPKRGQFVLVAETKDPSGNLTKSETFFWASSVSDSIEIPFKDITLKPGKDIYSVGDTAEILVLSPVSNGHMILTLEGNRIFKKEVVKMKGNALKYAVPITAEMSPNFTLSAVQFSGNDVYKSQVRVVAPPEQKFLKVALESGRKVYRPGDKAEIKLKTTGLGGGGVSAEVSLAIVDEAIYQIKEEKTPNIGTFFYHPRRNNVQTTLASAYKFFGYSENKRLKLALGKKGDSVYSAMKNEDQARDRFKDTSYWNAKVKTGPDGTATVSFNLPDNLTSWRVTAIAITPDTKVGKGQTSFVTKKDLMILGGIPRFIIKGETQKVSATISNQSPSKLPIKVTVKAEGAKIIGNSETTINLEPGQNQSLHFDVQTVVDPKVKSAKISILAAGAGYQDLLKSEIPLKTWGLPKTISDSLGMEEGEHSGVLSLEAPKELGDPRLEVRLSPASLPALRQSLDYLADYPYGCVEQTMSRFYPLLSAQKAGFINERLRKELPKMIDVGLKRVAELQRTDGGFGWFEGGVESDVLMSAYVYRGLAVSQKNGAKVSAPVLNRARAYLYDVLGKGDLSPNVKAYIIFSLSEGGNVEDSIVDGLVKSSAKLNQYGQALLSLTLANKGKKAEASTWFKKGIETSGFGKKPFFKLTSYGKNPRWEEDRIETISALLSAGVRLGEDKVVLSNLASSLLSNRIELAWNNSRDTSAAVLALSEFLSSIRESETPANVEIVLNGTSLKTVILPPKSEQGELYKIPIPSELIRSGPNKVEVLKKDGPVLYATASLYYTDRSKKIQAYSNGIKVKRTYYKLKVDSNDITPVESKTFQPGDLVMVEVSVQKEGDVDSYYQIEDSLLPGFSFLQKDAEYYAGDLKMEYLSRQVYDDKAVFFVGGPTKEFKVRYFIRAEVGGKYKVIPARASLMYYSEVTGASSDDEINVGQ, encoded by the coding sequence ATGAGAACTCGTGTATCGGATCGTAAAAAGATAATATTCTCTTTTCTCGCAATTTTGATCTCTGCATTAGGATTATTTTATGTAAAACCGAATTTGTTCGGTTCAGCGGCATTCTATTTGGGAACGGACAGAAGTTTCGGTTCGGGAGAGAACGCTTATGTAAATCTGGAAGGGAACGGGACCGTAAATTACGAATTCAGAGTATATAAGATTGCAGATCCGCAAGCATTCTTGACCAAAAAAGTAAAAGAGAGATTGGTCCAAGAGAATAATGATGGCGCATTCGGAAATCCAGTCGCGCTTTTTACAAGGACCGTCGATAAATTCAGGAACGATTTCCGCAAAGTTGCCAGAAAAGAATTCAATTCCAAGACAAGATCCGAACTGAAAAAAACATTAGGAATTGATTACGAAAAACCTAATGAAGAAAAAACTCTCGCAATCCCTGCTATTTTAAAAGACCAGGAGTTGGTCGCTACATTCTCCGTTCCGACGGTCACTTCTTTCTGGGCTTATCGTAGGATCCCAGTTCCGATCAGAGACAATGGCGTTTATTTGGTGGAAGGTGTTTCAGGATCTCAGTTGGCTTATACCATTCTGATCAAATCGGGTCTAAACTTTTTAGTAAAACAATCTGATGCGGAAACTTTCGTTTATGTGGGCCGCAAAGACAGCGGTGAGCCGGTTTCAGATGTGGATCTCACTCTTTTTAATTTGGAGAATGGCCAAGCATTCCAAACAGGAAAAACAAGTTCCGATGGAACTTACTTTTATAAAGGAAGAAGTCCTGTAAAGGGATTGGTCCTTGCTCATAAGAATGGAGAATATTCGGTTTCCGATCCTGAATTTTATTCTAGTTCCTTTTATGGAGAAGGTGGGCCTAGAGCTTATATGTATACGGATCGTCCCGTATATAGACCAGGAGATACCGTTTATTTTAAGGGAATTGTCCGAAACTTCTCGCAAGACGATTATAGGACGATTTCCGGAGCAGGTGTGGTCGCAGTTGCAAGCGAGCAAGGAGAAACTTCTATCCCGAGTATTCCGATCAATATCTCAGGCGATAACGGGACTTTTTCGGGAGAATTCGTGGTTCCTGAATCCGAGAGTACGACTCTCGGAAATTATTCTCTAATATTAAATTTTCGTGATAAAACCTTCCAGACCGAATTTGCTGTGGAGGCTTATAAAAAACCTACCTTCCTTGTTTCCGTATCTGTCCCCAAATCAAATTATTTGCAGAAGGAAGAAGTAAACGCTCTTGTAAAGGCCAGATATTACTATGGCCAACCGGTCGCCGGACAAGGAGTTGCTTATAGAGTATTTCGCAGACCTAAATTCGATTATTCTCCTGTTGGGACGATCAATTTTGATGCTTCTTCCGATTACTTAGAGCAATCCGGACAAAACGATAAACAAGAATTGGTTTTAGATGGAAAAGGAAAGTTAGACTCTAAAGGGCAATATTCTATCAGCTTTAAACCGGATAAATCGGATGCGGATTCTGTTTATACGATCATTGCTTCCGTTCAATCGGAGGATATGACTTTGGATGGATCCGCTTCCTTTTCCGTGAATCGAAGCGCATTCTTTGTTAGGATCTCAAAGGACAACTCAGTTTATGAGCCAGGAAAAGAAGCAAAGTTAACCGTAAGTTTGATCGCTTACGATAAAACTTTGAGCGAAGTAGAGCGCCAGAAGATGGTGGGAAATCGGAATGTGGATCTTATTCTTTACAATCGAGATATTCAATTTGTAAGAGAAGCAAATCGTTCCAAAATTTCTTCTTTGTCTGTAATGACTTCAGCTTCGGGTGTAGGTACTGCTTCTTTTACAATTCCCAAGAGAGGACAATTTGTTCTGGTCGCGGAGACGAAAGATCCGAGCGGGAATCTTACAAAATCGGAAACATTCTTCTGGGCTTCCTCCGTTTCCGATTCGATTGAGATCCCTTTCAAAGATATTACTCTCAAGCCCGGTAAGGATATTTATTCCGTAGGAGATACTGCGGAAATTCTGGTCTTGAGTCCTGTTTCTAACGGACATATGATCTTGACCTTAGAGGGAAACCGTATCTTTAAAAAAGAAGTTGTAAAGATGAAAGGGAACGCTTTGAAATATGCAGTTCCGATCACTGCGGAGATGAGTCCAAACTTTACGTTATCCGCTGTTCAGTTTTCCGGAAATGATGTTTATAAAAGTCAAGTAAGAGTGGTGGCTCCGCCCGAGCAGAAGTTCCTGAAAGTGGCTTTGGAATCGGGACGCAAGGTGTATCGTCCTGGCGATAAGGCGGAGATCAAATTGAAAACCACTGGCTTAGGCGGCGGCGGAGTTTCTGCAGAAGTTTCTCTCGCGATTGTGGATGAGGCTATTTATCAGATCAAAGAAGAGAAGACCCCGAATATAGGCACATTTTTCTATCATCCAAGAAGAAATAACGTGCAGACCACTTTGGCATCTGCGTATAAGTTTTTCGGATATTCGGAAAACAAAAGATTAAAACTCGCTTTGGGTAAAAAGGGTGACTCTGTTTATTCTGCAATGAAAAACGAGGACCAGGCTCGGGACCGCTTTAAAGATACAAGTTATTGGAATGCAAAAGTAAAAACCGGGCCTGATGGAACAGCAACAGTTAGTTTTAATCTTCCTGATAATTTGACTTCTTGGAGAGTGACTGCGATCGCTATCACTCCTGATACAAAAGTAGGAAAAGGCCAAACCAGTTTTGTTACTAAAAAAGATCTGATGATCTTAGGTGGAATTCCTAGGTTCATTATCAAGGGAGAAACTCAAAAAGTATCCGCTACGATCTCTAATCAATCTCCGAGTAAACTTCCTATCAAGGTAACTGTAAAGGCGGAAGGCGCAAAAATTATAGGTAACTCGGAAACTACGATCAATTTGGAGCCTGGTCAAAATCAATCCCTGCATTTCGATGTGCAGACTGTTGTAGATCCAAAAGTAAAATCCGCTAAGATCAGCATTCTTGCTGCCGGTGCAGGTTATCAGGATTTACTTAAATCCGAAATTCCTCTCAAGACTTGGGGATTACCTAAAACTATTTCAGATAGTTTAGGAATGGAAGAAGGAGAACATTCAGGAGTTCTAAGCTTAGAGGCGCCTAAAGAATTAGGAGATCCTCGTTTGGAAGTTCGACTCAGTCCTGCTTCCTTGCCTGCATTAAGACAATCTTTGGATTATCTTGCGGATTATCCGTATGGCTGCGTGGAACAAACTATGAGCAGATTCTATCCTCTTTTATCCGCTCAGAAGGCTGGCTTCATCAATGAAAGACTTAGGAAAGAACTTCCTAAGATGATAGATGTAGGGTTGAAAAGAGTGGCGGAACTCCAGCGAACCGATGGTGGGTTCGGCTGGTTCGAAGGAGGAGTGGAAAGTGACGTTCTCATGTCCGCTTATGTTTATAGAGGATTGGCAGTTAGTCAGAAAAATGGCGCCAAAGTTTCTGCTCCAGTATTAAACCGAGCCAGGGCCTATTTGTATGATGTTCTGGGTAAAGGAGATCTTTCTCCGAATGTAAAAGCGTATATCATATTCTCCTTAAGCGAAGGTGGAAATGTGGAAGATTCCATAGTGGACGGTTTGGTAAAATCTTCTGCCAAGCTGAATCAATATGGACAGGCACTTCTTTCATTAACATTAGCAAATAAAGGTAAGAAGGCAGAAGCTTCTACCTGGTTTAAAAAAGGTATAGAGACCAGCGGATTTGGCAAAAAGCCATTCTTCAAACTTACTTCTTACGGTAAAAATCCTCGCTGGGAAGAAGATAGGATCGAAACAATCTCCGCACTATTAAGTGCGGGAGTTAGATTAGGAGAAGATAAGGTAGTTCTTTCAAATCTTGCTTCTTCTCTTTTATCTAATCGTATCGAACTAGCTTGGAATAATTCAAGAGATACGTCAGCGGCCGTCTTGGCCTTATCGGAGTTTTTATCTTCTATTCGTGAATCTGAAACTCCTGCAAATGTAGAGATCGTGCTGAACGGAACCAGTTTAAAAACGGTAATTCTTCCTCCCAAGTCCGAGCAGGGAGAATTGTATAAGATCCCGATTCCATCCGAGTTGATCCGTTCCGGTCCGAATAAGGTAGAAGTTTTGAAGAAGGACGGGCCTGTGCTTTACGCAACCGCTTCCTTGTACTACACGGATAGAAGCAAAAAGATACAAGCTTACTCCAATGGTATCAAAGTAAAACGAACTTACTATAAGTTAAAAGTAGATTCGAATGATATCACTCCTGTAGAATCCAAAACTTTCCAACCGGGAGACCTGGTAATGGTAGAAGTTTCGGTCCAGAAAGAAGGGGATGTGGATTCTTATTATCAGATAGAAGATTCTCTGCTACCAGGTTTCTCTTTTTTACAGAAGGATGCTGAGTATTATGCAGGAGATCTAAAGATGGAATATTTAAGTCGCCAGGTCTATGACGATAAAGCTGTCTTTTTTGTAGGAGGTCCTACAAAAGAATTCAAGGTCCGATATTTTATCAGAGCGGAAGTGGGAGGGAAGTATAAGGTAATCCCTGCTAGAGCTTCCTTAATGTATTATTCAGAAGTAACAGGAGCGAGTTCAGACGATGAAATCAACGTTGGTCAATAA
- the murA gene encoding UDP-N-acetylglucosamine 1-carboxyvinyltransferase produces MSSPYFKIVGKNPLHGTVMPQGNKNEALPILGAVCLVPGEVIIENIPQISDVLMLMDVLRHLGMEVEDKGEGTFLFRNNGDLKSDLPAELCSKIRGAVTLAGPILAKTGRVFLPRPGGDKIGRRRMDTHLLALQALGAQIEVFPDGYEIKGDRLRGTDLLMDEASVTATENAVMAAVLSEGVTVLRHAASEPHVQRLCKFLVSAGAKISGIGSNILTIEGVSSLKTPDKPHRIGSDYLEIGSFISLAAVTGGEIFIGDVELEDIRMIRMVYSRLGIEVRPQDGGILVPSDQKMEIIPDYHGATPKIDDSPWPGFPADMTSVALVTATQCKGTVLIHEKMFESRLFFVDNIISMGAQIILCDPHRAIVIGPNRLYGQKVASPDIRAGMAMIIAALCAEGTSSIHNIVQIDRGFQDIDTRLRSLGAHIERIGEE; encoded by the coding sequence ATGAGCTCTCCATATTTTAAAATTGTCGGTAAAAATCCTCTTCATGGAACTGTAATGCCCCAAGGGAATAAAAACGAGGCCTTACCTATTTTAGGCGCTGTTTGTTTAGTCCCTGGCGAAGTGATTATCGAAAATATTCCTCAGATATCGGACGTTCTAATGCTCATGGACGTTCTACGCCATTTAGGAATGGAGGTAGAAGATAAGGGAGAAGGTACGTTTTTATTTCGTAATAATGGAGACCTTAAATCGGATCTTCCTGCGGAACTATGTTCCAAGATCAGAGGCGCAGTCACTCTTGCAGGTCCAATACTTGCCAAAACCGGAAGGGTGTTTTTACCAAGGCCGGGTGGAGACAAGATCGGACGCAGAAGAATGGACACTCATCTTCTCGCACTCCAAGCACTCGGAGCCCAGATCGAAGTATTTCCAGACGGTTACGAGATCAAAGGTGATCGACTTAGAGGTACGGACCTTCTCATGGACGAAGCTTCCGTTACTGCTACAGAAAACGCAGTCATGGCCGCAGTACTTTCCGAAGGTGTAACTGTCTTACGTCATGCAGCAAGCGAGCCTCATGTGCAAAGGCTTTGTAAATTTTTAGTTTCTGCCGGAGCAAAAATTTCAGGAATAGGTTCTAACATTCTCACGATCGAAGGTGTAAGTTCCTTAAAAACTCCCGACAAACCTCATAGGATCGGATCCGATTATCTAGAGATCGGGAGCTTTATCAGTTTGGCCGCAGTTACAGGCGGAGAAATTTTTATCGGAGATGTGGAACTGGAAGATATCCGGATGATCCGCATGGTATATTCACGCTTAGGGATAGAAGTTCGTCCTCAAGATGGGGGCATCTTAGTTCCTTCCGACCAAAAAATGGAGATCATTCCGGACTATCATGGAGCCACTCCTAAAATAGACGATTCTCCTTGGCCTGGATTTCCAGCCGATATGACCTCTGTTGCGTTAGTCACCGCGACTCAATGTAAAGGAACGGTCCTCATTCACGAAAAAATGTTCGAGTCTAGATTGTTCTTCGTAGATAATATTATTTCGATGGGTGCGCAAATTATTCTCTGCGATCCACATAGAGCGATTGTGATCGGGCCAAATCGTCTTTATGGACAAAAAGTAGCAAGTCCTGATATCAGAGCAGGAATGGCGATGATCATCGCTGCGCTTTGTGCGGAAGGTACAAGTTCTATCCACAATATCGTTCAGATAGACAGAGGATTCCAGGACATAGATACTAGACTTAGATCTCTAGGCGCTCACATTGAGAGGATTGGTGAAGAATGA
- a CDS encoding 4Fe-4S dicluster domain-containing protein: MNRKDFFRKGLAKAFSVMEEGVNEISETWNSVVEEDKKAEPEKTSPKKSQIKVPKPKTVKSKFKGFRNLQFPPGADITGKRFLSKCTACSDCIYACPYSVLFPVPDDKTGKYFPHMDVNLNACMLCKDYPCISACETGALLPYKKNESPKFGKAKGFFQHCINSRTGEKTCETCAITCPIPNVVQFKGNKPSFSKDCVGCGLCVSSCPTFPKAIQVQ; this comes from the coding sequence ATGAACCGAAAAGACTTCTTCCGGAAGGGCTTAGCAAAAGCTTTTTCCGTAATGGAAGAAGGCGTTAATGAAATTTCGGAAACCTGGAATTCTGTAGTAGAGGAAGATAAAAAAGCAGAACCGGAAAAAACTTCGCCCAAAAAAAGCCAGATCAAGGTCCCAAAACCTAAGACTGTTAAAAGTAAATTTAAAGGTTTTAGAAATTTACAATTTCCTCCCGGAGCGGATATAACAGGAAAACGATTCCTTTCTAAATGTACCGCTTGCAGCGATTGTATCTATGCCTGTCCTTATTCTGTTCTATTCCCCGTTCCTGACGATAAGACCGGTAAATATTTCCCTCATATGGATGTGAATCTGAATGCATGTATGTTATGCAAAGATTATCCATGTATCTCTGCTTGCGAGACTGGTGCTCTTTTACCTTATAAAAAAAATGAATCTCCTAAATTCGGAAAGGCGAAAGGTTTTTTCCAACATTGTATCAATTCCAGAACGGGAGAAAAAACCTGCGAGACCTGTGCGATCACTTGCCCTATTCCGAATGTGGTCCAATTCAAAGGAAACAAACCCAGCTTTTCTAAAGATTGTGTCGGCTGCGGTTTATGTGTTTCCTCTTGTCCTACATTTCCTAAGGCAATCCAAGTACAATGA
- a CDS encoding DUF2135 domain-containing protein — MVFSDPNSFAGRSSRRFGTRFLTSLALIYSLFIMYLGAETVSIDSPHGGFTTERIQKISGTVAGVNPEKVTVVINGIPQMVPLYAGKFSFSTVASPGDNLIEVRAGKAYDKVSFFAKVPPRDIKVVLTWDTASYTDLWVIDPTGEKCYWAHTSTKSGGNLVYDDATFAPQTFTMSKALPGNYAVQAQYYAPFNAQVTRAKVYVVLYEGTPREKRKQYQFTMTRAQQVYHLGNFEIEPD, encoded by the coding sequence ATGGTTTTTTCCGATCCAAATAGTTTCGCTGGAAGGTCGAGCAGAAGGTTCGGAACACGTTTCCTTACCTCTCTTGCTTTAATATATTCACTTTTCATAATGTATTTGGGTGCGGAAACCGTTTCGATAGACTCCCCTCATGGCGGTTTTACTACGGAGAGAATACAGAAAATCTCCGGAACTGTTGCCGGAGTTAATCCCGAAAAAGTCACTGTAGTTATTAATGGGATCCCTCAGATGGTTCCATTATATGCAGGAAAATTTTCTTTTAGCACTGTTGCTTCCCCTGGAGATAATTTAATCGAGGTTCGTGCAGGTAAGGCTTATGATAAGGTTAGCTTTTTTGCAAAGGTTCCTCCTAGAGATATCAAGGTGGTACTAACCTGGGATACTGCAAGTTACACGGATCTTTGGGTGATTGATCCTACAGGAGAGAAGTGTTACTGGGCTCATACTTCTACAAAGTCCGGAGGAAATCTTGTGTATGATGATGCAACTTTTGCCCCTCAGACTTTTACGATGTCCAAGGCATTGCCTGGAAATTATGCAGTCCAAGCTCAATACTATGCTCCTTTTAATGCGCAGGTAACAAGAGCTAAGGTATATGTGGTTTTATACGAAGGAACTCCTAGAGAAAAAAGAAAACAATACCAATTCACGATGACCAGAGCGCAGCAAGTGTATCATCTGGGGAATTTCGAGATAGAGCCGGATTGA
- a CDS encoding SpoIID/LytB domain-containing protein produces MSLLSKLVCLGFLFLSSISLTADPIPNKIRIGILSKYSPETVRIIAKGSRIQYSGKNSLEKYKTILVRVEQDQIRIIDGAKNSKSEHILFSGGEYELEVPKDQNPKRYSGDLEISSSKGILKFILAVPLEEYVLIGMISEFGDLFYPKEERNRPPNWKQEYANVSSAMIRSYALANLGRHSKEGHDLCDLTHCLQFSGKLKKENINFSPSKKILLEDKSGKVLETFFHSTCGGNLSSPSVLWKNFKNPQYFRSGSDTSNGEIQCKNSPHISWETFISKEEMESALETKQIIELEPKYSESRVTSLEYKDYSGRRNVQASEFLSKIGKKLGWNKTKSNDFKIETSARGFYIKGKGFGHGIGLCQYGAREMAFRGAKSEEILNFYFPGAGLRRIP; encoded by the coding sequence ATGAGTCTACTTTCCAAACTTGTGTGTTTGGGTTTTCTATTTTTATCATCTATTTCTTTAACTGCGGATCCAATTCCGAATAAGATCAGAATCGGGATCCTATCCAAATATTCCCCGGAAACAGTTCGGATCATTGCAAAGGGTTCCAGAATTCAATATTCGGGAAAGAATAGTTTAGAAAAATATAAAACGATTTTAGTTCGAGTGGAACAAGACCAAATAAGGATTATAGACGGAGCTAAAAACTCAAAGTCAGAACATATCTTATTTTCCGGCGGAGAATACGAACTGGAAGTCCCGAAAGACCAGAACCCTAAAAGATATTCCGGAGATCTGGAAATTAGTTCATCCAAAGGAATATTAAAATTCATACTTGCTGTTCCGTTAGAAGAATATGTACTGATCGGAATGATCTCCGAATTTGGCGATCTATTCTATCCAAAAGAAGAAAGAAATCGCCCACCGAACTGGAAGCAGGAATACGCAAACGTTTCTTCTGCAATGATCCGTTCTTACGCGCTTGCAAACTTAGGAAGGCATTCCAAAGAAGGCCACGATCTATGTGATCTAACGCATTGTCTTCAGTTTTCGGGAAAATTAAAAAAGGAGAATATAAACTTCTCTCCTTCTAAAAAAATACTTCTGGAAGATAAAAGCGGAAAAGTTTTAGAGACATTCTTTCATTCTACATGCGGAGGAAATCTATCTTCTCCTTCCGTTCTTTGGAAAAATTTTAAAAATCCGCAATATTTTAGATCCGGCTCTGATACAAGTAATGGAGAAATTCAATGTAAAAATTCTCCCCATATCTCTTGGGAAACTTTTATCTCGAAAGAAGAAATGGAATCGGCTTTAGAAACAAAACAGATAATCGAATTGGAACCTAAGTATTCCGAATCCAGAGTAACTTCCCTAGAATATAAAGATTATTCCGGAAGAAGGAATGTCCAAGCTTCCGAATTTTTATCTAAAATCGGTAAAAAGTTAGGCTGGAATAAAACTAAAAGTAACGACTTTAAGATTGAAACAAGCGCTCGAGGATTTTATATAAAAGGAAAAGGATTCGGACACGGGATCGGTCTTTGCCAATATGGAGCCAGAGAAATGGCGTTTAGAGGAGCGAAATCGGAAGAGATACTAAACTTTTACTTTCCAGGCGCAGGATTGAGGCGGATCCCTTGA
- a CDS encoding penicillin-binding transpeptidase domain-containing protein: MNSKIYYKKGILFAVVLLCVVDLKAAPKFSYSYLDEAIKGFESKNSISSVVLMEMDSGKVEYIYRPEVAISKKLPPGSLVKTFSALTLLKYKDKLGFSPEKKVTCKGRFYPEENFSPTKSDLNTLHLPRDENGKEYLRCSIAKGHGEMDLRSALVQSCNVYFLTNASYDPDLFYSKLYEDWSLGKSTRSRLDSYLEPSDTNFTSTSSLKKVAASIGEGGLLLSPLKVSQLYSSIWKEGPRLSPYWGAGKEPVRSEENPYSGKDLRWITSVLSEVPKTGTLKNVYILGKGNLEILGGKTGTGTKFMHKYETHGWTVLSFRKDRKSYVLTVFVDNGSGGNQAKSLAAILLDKIDSKSKDSAIKSGK; this comes from the coding sequence ATGAATTCTAAAATATATTATAAAAAAGGAATTTTATTTGCTGTGGTCCTTCTTTGTGTAGTGGATCTTAAAGCGGCTCCTAAATTTTCTTATTCATATCTGGATGAAGCTATAAAGGGATTCGAATCTAAAAATTCTATTTCTTCCGTAGTATTGATGGAAATGGATTCCGGAAAAGTGGAATACATATACAGACCTGAGGTCGCAATTTCTAAAAAATTACCTCCAGGTTCTTTGGTAAAAACTTTCTCTGCTTTAACTTTACTAAAATATAAAGACAAACTCGGCTTTTCTCCTGAAAAGAAAGTCACATGCAAAGGTAGATTTTATCCTGAGGAAAATTTTAGTCCTACAAAATCAGATCTGAATACCTTACATTTGCCTCGGGACGAAAATGGAAAAGAATACTTAAGATGTTCTATAGCGAAAGGTCACGGAGAAATGGATCTCAGATCCGCTTTAGTTCAGTCTTGCAATGTATATTTTTTGACCAATGCTTCTTACGACCCGGATCTGTTTTATTCAAAATTGTATGAAGATTGGAGTTTAGGAAAATCGACTCGGTCTAGGTTAGATTCTTATTTAGAACCTTCTGATACAAATTTTACCTCTACCAGTTCACTTAAAAAAGTAGCTGCTTCTATCGGAGAAGGTGGACTTCTTCTAAGCCCTTTAAAAGTTTCTCAGTTATATTCATCTATATGGAAAGAAGGCCCAAGACTTTCTCCCTATTGGGGAGCAGGCAAGGAGCCTGTTCGATCGGAAGAAAATCCTTATTCTGGAAAAGATTTGAGATGGATTACATCAGTGCTCTCTGAGGTTCCAAAAACCGGAACTTTAAAAAACGTATATATTCTCGGAAAAGGGAACTTAGAGATCTTAGGCGGCAAAACCGGGACCGGAACTAAATTTATGCATAAATATGAGACTCATGGATGGACAGTATTATCATTTCGTAAAGATAGAAAATCGTATGTGCTGACCGTTTTCGTGGACAATGGTTCCGGAGGAAATCAGGCCAAATCATTGGCTGCGATACTTCTGGATAAGATCGATTCTAAAAGTAAAGATTCTGCAATAAAATCAGGTAAATAA
- a CDS encoding YfaP family protein translates to MKSTLVNNSLLVVLFLFGSAVFAQTVTIDSPHGGFTTERIQTVSGSVSGNLEKATIVINGIPQMIRLQGGKFSLSTVVAPGTNLIEVKAGNASDRVSFFAAVPPRDIKVVLTWDTATDVDLWVLDPTGEKCFYANRSTKSGGNLDVDVVDGYGPETFTMSKALPGNYSIQVQYYGSYDKPITRVNVYVVLNEGKPNERRKQFQFVMTRSQQVYHIANFEIDPES, encoded by the coding sequence ATGAAATCAACGTTGGTCAATAATTCACTTCTGGTTGTTTTATTTCTTTTTGGATCTGCTGTATTTGCACAGACAGTGACTATAGATTCTCCTCATGGTGGTTTTACCACGGAGAGGATCCAAACTGTTTCCGGTTCCGTCAGTGGAAACCTGGAAAAGGCGACTATCGTTATTAATGGAATTCCTCAGATGATCCGTCTACAAGGCGGAAAATTTTCCTTAAGCACTGTGGTTGCCCCTGGAACAAATCTAATAGAAGTGAAAGCGGGAAACGCGAGTGATAGAGTCTCTTTCTTCGCCGCTGTTCCACCTCGAGATATCAAAGTGGTTCTGACTTGGGACACAGCGACAGATGTGGACCTTTGGGTTTTAGATCCTACCGGAGAAAAATGTTTTTATGCAAATCGTTCCACCAAGTCCGGAGGAAATCTAGATGTGGACGTGGTAGACGGATATGGCCCGGAAACATTTACAATGTCCAAGGCTCTGCCAGGGAATTATTCCATTCAGGTGCAATACTACGGTTCTTACGATAAACCGATTACCAGAGTGAATGTGTATGTGGTCTTGAACGAAGGAAAACCGAATGAAAGAAGAAAACAATTCCAATTTGTGATGACCCGTTCTCAGCAAGTTTATCATATCGCAAATTTTGAGATAGACCCGGAATCTTAA